From the Quercus lobata isolate SW786 chromosome 6, ValleyOak3.0 Primary Assembly, whole genome shotgun sequence genome, one window contains:
- the LOC115950778 gene encoding G-type lectin S-receptor-like serine/threonine-protein kinase LECRK1, with the protein MTSISKPVLLLLLVFSLSIDSSARQNHSNVINLGSSLSPSANHTSWLSPSGLFAFGFYQQGDGFLIGIWLIHQTEKTIIWTANRDDPPVSSNASLDLTRDGKLLLKIEKGIEKLIPQMLDPAPLVSAAMLDSGNFVLYGNDFSVIWESFDFPTDTILGGQNLSSGYKLVSSVSTSDQSSGRFFLQMQKDGNLVGYPVNSSAESDDAYRSSDTPNSGFNVQLILSHIGILFLSGGDLREHILANSSYPSKNRTAIHRATLDADGIFRLYLHRFESSNGSDVLLEWSALSNLCEVKGICGFNSYCSGMGNKDVCKCYPGFHFINASKLFLGCYKNSSDDDCRRSKHPSMLYSIVPLENLWWSDYPYSVVQMEKEDCCKSCLEDCKCGAVLYTGDECTKFKLPLRYGRVSDNFSYTAFFKVIRDDLRIPLPDHNPPLAPTVLTESKRSLILILSV; encoded by the exons ATGACTTCCATTTCCAAACCAGTTCTACTCTTACTGCTTGTTTTCTCACTTTCAATTGATTCAAGCGCTCGGCAAAACCACTCCAATGTGATCAACTTAGGGTCTTCGCTTTCCCCCAGTGCAAACCATACTTCTTGGCTCTCACCTTCTGGTCTTTTTGCATTTGGTTTCTACCAACAAGGTGATGGCTTTCTTATTGGAATATGGTTGATTCATCAAACTGAGAAAACAATAATTTGGACAGCAAATCGAGATGACCCACCTGTCTCCTCAAACGCTTCTCTGGACTTAACTAGAGATGGTAAGCTGCTgctaaaaattgagaaaggcATAGAAAAGTTAATTCCTCAAATGCTTGATCCTGCTCCTTTAGTTTCAGCTGCTATGCTTGATTCTGGTAATTTTGTTCTCTACGGCAATGATTTCTCTGTCATTTGGGAGAGCTTTGATTTTCCAACTGACACCATACTAGGAGGTCAGAATCTTTCTTCTGGGTATAAACTGGTTTCTAGCGTGTCTACATCAGACCAATCAAGTGGAAGATTTTTCCTTCAAATGCAGAAAGATGGAAACCTTGTTGGCTACCCTGTAAATAGCTCGGCGGAATCAGATGATGCTTATCGGTCATCTGACACTCCTAATAGCGGTTTCAATGTACAGCTTATTCTTAGTCATATAGGCATTCTATTCCTTAGTGGTGGTGATTTGCGTGAACACATTTTGGCAAATAGCTCCTACCCTAGCAAGAATAGGACTGCTATCCATCGTGCAACACTCGATGCAGATGGGATATTTAGATTGTATTTACACCGCTTTGAGAGCAGTAATGGCTCTGATGTGTTGCTGGAGTGGTCCGCATTGTCTAACCTATGTGAAGTCAAGGGTATCTGTGGATTCAACAGTTACTGCTCAGGCATGGGCAACAAAGATGTCTGTAAATGCTATCCTGGATTTCATTTCATTAACGCCAGTAAGTTGTTCCTGGGCTGTTACAAGAACTCAAGTGACGATGATTGCAGACGCAGTAAACATCCATCAATGTTGTACAGTATTGTTCCTTTAGAGAATCTGTGGTGGAGTGATTATCCTTACTCGGTGGTACAAATGGAGAAGGAAGATTGTTGCAAATCTTGCTTGGAAGATTGTAAATGTGGGGCGGTATTGTATACAGGTGATGAGTGTACCAAATTTAAGCTTCCACTAAGATATGGCAGAGTAAGtgataatttttcatatacTGCCTTCTTTAAGGTGATAAGGGATGATCTCAGAATACCATTACCAGACCATAATCCCCCATTAGCTCCAACGGTCTTGACTGAAAGCAAAAGAAGTCTGATTTTGATTCTTTCT GTATAG